Proteins co-encoded in one Desulfobacteraceae bacterium genomic window:
- a CDS encoding CHASE3 domain-containing protein, producing MQSRFSLRARIYLILALIAAITAAGGYVMVWYTYRMEALLTTIVTKNIAAYQTAEALETALINQKGFVSYYFLDGDPDWLRQLGEYRQIFLQTLKETRATAENPEQLAAISAIEAEYGRYIDTKDRVIDLYREGRREAGTSLHKEVRGHFFRLLSLCEGYKALHTQQIRGTRAASHAEAQNLRLTALSSMGLALLMVLLLAFILAKNILGPVRELMREAGRESRPPPTGNEIKALSLRVRGLIENVDHTQSELEKSREHLLQTEKMVMVGKLAAGMAHSIRNPLTSVKMRLFSLDRTLALSDTQRDDFKVISEEIDQIDTIVQNFLEFSRPPKLKMQQVSPSEVVDLVVQLLRHRLTSNDVTISVERLRPLPEIQADPEQLKEVLVNLVVNACEAMSAGGAIRITEELQHIDARQQAVIRVQDQGPGVPETLKERIFQPFFTTKEEGTGLGLSIAARIIAEHGGWLSLDSREGRGTTFTISLPAESG from the coding sequence ATGCAAAGCCGCTTCAGCCTGCGCGCCAGAATTTACCTCATCCTTGCCTTGATCGCGGCCATCACCGCTGCCGGCGGCTATGTCATGGTCTGGTACACCTACCGCATGGAAGCCCTGCTGACGACCATCGTCACCAAAAACATCGCCGCCTACCAGACCGCCGAGGCCCTGGAAACCGCCCTGATCAACCAGAAGGGCTTTGTCTCCTACTACTTCCTGGACGGGGACCCCGATTGGCTTCGCCAGCTGGGCGAATACCGGCAGATATTTCTGCAAACCCTCAAGGAGACCCGTGCCACCGCCGAAAACCCCGAACAGCTGGCAGCCATCTCGGCCATCGAGGCCGAATACGGCCGCTACATCGACACCAAGGACCGGGTGATCGATTTGTATCGAGAGGGCCGGCGCGAAGCCGGCACCAGCCTGCACAAAGAGGTGCGGGGACATTTTTTCAGGCTCCTCTCCCTCTGTGAGGGCTACAAGGCCCTGCACACCCAGCAGATCAGAGGCACCCGCGCGGCCAGCCACGCCGAAGCCCAGAACCTGCGCTTGACCGCCCTCTCCTCCATGGGGCTGGCCCTGCTGATGGTCCTGTTGCTGGCCTTTATCCTGGCCAAAAACATTTTGGGGCCGGTGCGCGAGCTGATGCGCGAAGCCGGCCGCGAGAGCCGCCCGCCTCCCACCGGCAACGAGATCAAGGCGCTCAGCCTCCGGGTGCGGGGCCTGATCGAAAACGTGGACCACACCCAGAGCGAACTTGAAAAAAGCCGTGAGCACCTCCTGCAGACCGAGAAGATGGTCATGGTCGGCAAGCTGGCGGCCGGCATGGCCCACAGCATCCGCAACCCCCTGACCTCGGTCAAGATGCGGCTTTTCTCCCTGGACCGCACCCTGGCGCTGAGCGACACCCAGCGCGACGATTTCAAGGTGATCTCCGAGGAAATCGACCAGATCGACACCATCGTCCAGAATTTCCTGGAGTTTTCGCGCCCGCCCAAGCTCAAGATGCAGCAGGTCAGCCCGTCGGAGGTGGTGGACCTGGTGGTCCAGTTGCTGCGCCACCGCCTGACCTCAAACGACGTCACCATCAGCGTCGAGCGCCTGCGGCCGCTGCCCGAGATCCAGGCCGACCCCGAACAGCTCAAGGAGGTCCTGGTCAACCTGGTGGTCAACGCCTGCGAGGCCATGAGCGCCGGGGGCGCCATCCGCATCACCGAGGAGCTGCAGCACATCGATGCCCGCCAGCAGGCCGTCATCCGCGTGCAAGACCAGGGCCCCGGGGTCCCCGAGACCCTCAAGGAGCGAATCTTCCAGCCCTTCTTCACCACCAAGGAGGAGGGTACCGGGCTGGGTCTGAGCATCGCCGCCCGCATCATCGCGGAGCACGGCGGCTGGCTCAGCCTGGATTCCCGGGAAGGCCGGGGCACGACCTTCACCATCAGCCTGCCCGCCGAGAGCGGATAA
- a CDS encoding CBS domain-containing protein, protein MKNYSVKDLMVPISEYATVPEDATLFEAVQALERAQEQFNQNRYSHRAVLILDKQKKVVGKLSQMDFLAALEPRDANLEQIRNFKQFGFTRKAVALQQEEYLKSSPPILDFYSEAARKKVTEYMQRPTEGEYVDENASLDMALHQLTAGANLSLLVTRGAEIVGILRLSDVFAAVYHSMKESELQKSLGETQ, encoded by the coding sequence GTGAAGAATTACAGTGTCAAAGACCTGATGGTGCCGATTTCGGAGTATGCCACGGTGCCCGAGGACGCCACCCTTTTCGAGGCGGTGCAGGCCTTGGAGAGGGCCCAGGAGCAGTTCAACCAAAACCGGTATTCCCATCGCGCAGTTCTGATTCTGGACAAGCAGAAAAAAGTGGTCGGCAAACTCAGCCAGATGGATTTCCTTGCTGCCCTGGAGCCCCGGGATGCCAACCTCGAGCAGATCCGCAACTTCAAACAGTTCGGTTTCACGCGCAAGGCCGTCGCCCTGCAGCAGGAGGAGTATCTCAAGTCCTCGCCGCCGATTCTGGACTTCTATTCCGAAGCCGCCCGCAAGAAGGTCACGGAATACATGCAGCGTCCCACGGAAGGGGAGTACGTGGATGAAAACGCCTCCCTGGACATGGCGCTGCACCAGTTGACCGCCGGCGCCAACCTCTCCCTGCTGGTCACCCGGGGCGCCGAGATCGTCGGTATCTTGCGGTTGTCCGATGTGTTTGCCGCCGTTTACCACTCCATGAAGGAATCCGAATTACAAAAATCTCTTGGGGAAACGCAATGA
- a CDS encoding transferase, with amino-acid sequence MKELHKLLDRIVQRVNINLRELEFDVNPLVNKLIPAGQMTKFYAFYGITPHHALNLVFKHSNLSGSYFLGKVRVTNSLLYKSDIRGDELKKNGDLFQYQDFNIPVDQDEEISIEDSFLIKTLVHNYSHDPETLETFFIKDTVSTHYANIHGSPSDGSFLGPFATVDLTTIRDCVIGAYSYVQAGEVSHLSIDPGTVWVRKPGDFNFMYRYPLGELSNYVYFAAGSPPQGVFMDFLEDRKEAFERVFNVVNIETPESVPASASLDRFAVIKPKTKIGENVLVAQRAFLQNSVLGKGANAQENCYIINAKLEGNNVTAHGAKIIEADLGKNVFVGFNSFLRGRPGARITIGQECVIMPHTIVDVRKPLTVPPGHLVWGLVRSPQDLEANSMPLKDFAKIDTRVCKGAMLFEGSGGSFVSGFQERIHHILEANGAFFDGKLKRGHAQRNQNISFNTIQPYPEGDKAGLYPTIIIQP; translated from the coding sequence ATGAAAGAACTTCATAAGCTTTTGGACCGGATCGTGCAGCGGGTCAACATCAATCTCCGGGAGCTGGAGTTCGATGTCAACCCCCTGGTGAACAAACTTATTCCCGCCGGGCAGATGACCAAGTTCTACGCCTTTTACGGGATCACCCCACATCATGCCCTGAACCTGGTGTTCAAACATTCCAACCTCTCCGGCAGCTATTTTCTGGGCAAGGTGCGGGTCACCAACTCGCTGCTCTACAAGAGCGATATCCGCGGCGATGAATTGAAGAAAAACGGCGATCTCTTCCAATACCAGGATTTCAATATCCCCGTGGACCAGGACGAAGAGATCAGCATCGAAGACAGCTTTCTGATCAAAACCCTGGTGCACAACTACTCCCACGATCCGGAAACCCTGGAGACCTTTTTCATCAAGGACACCGTCTCCACCCATTACGCCAATATTCACGGCTCGCCTTCCGACGGCAGTTTTCTGGGGCCCTTCGCAACGGTGGACCTCACCACCATCCGCGACTGTGTCATCGGCGCCTACTCCTATGTGCAGGCCGGGGAGGTCAGCCACCTGAGTATCGATCCGGGAACGGTCTGGGTGAGAAAGCCGGGAGACTTCAACTTCATGTACCGCTACCCTCTCGGCGAATTGAGCAACTACGTCTATTTTGCCGCCGGCAGCCCGCCCCAGGGCGTGTTCATGGATTTTCTGGAGGACCGCAAGGAGGCTTTTGAGCGGGTCTTCAACGTGGTCAACATCGAAACCCCGGAGTCGGTTCCGGCCAGTGCCTCTCTGGACCGCTTCGCGGTGATCAAGCCCAAAACCAAGATCGGTGAAAACGTGCTGGTGGCGCAGCGGGCCTTCCTGCAGAATTCGGTGCTCGGAAAGGGGGCCAATGCCCAGGAAAACTGCTACATCATCAACGCCAAACTCGAGGGCAACAACGTCACCGCGCACGGGGCTAAAATCATCGAGGCGGACCTGGGCAAGAACGTGTTCGTGGGATTCAACTCTTTTCTCAGGGGGCGCCCGGGCGCCCGGATCACCATCGGCCAGGAATGCGTCATCATGCCGCACACGATCGTCGATGTCCGCAAACCCTTGACGGTCCCCCCCGGCCACCTCGTCTGGGGGTTGGTCCGGAGCCCCCAGGACCTGGAAGCCAACAGCATGCCGCTTAAGGACTTTGCCAAAATCGACACCCGGGTCTGCAAGGGGGCGATGCTTTTCGAGGGCAGCGGCGGCAGCTTCGTATCGGGGTTCCAGGAGCGGATCCATCACATCCTGGAGGCCAACGGGGCCTTTTTCGACGGCAAGCTGAAGCGGGGGCACGCCCAGCGCAACCAGAACATCTCCTTCAACACCATTCAGCCCTATCCGGAAGGGGACAAAGCAGGGCTGTACCCCACCATCATCATCCAGCCATGA
- a CDS encoding hydrogenase, with product MLNVLRNRFEQGCRTSRYPKAEVQLPPRYRGRPQIDPHAPPDLAAACAAACPQEAIDPAAATIDMGRCVFCGTCERLSQGRFVTFTRDFAIAVAEKSHLITQGQLPELAAQSRQHFKKLFGRSLQLRQVSAAGCNACEADLNVLATPFFDLARFGINFVASPRHADGIVVTGPISRNMQTALLQTLEATPEPRVVVAVGSCALSGGPFRGSPEVSQGLDSLLPVDLFIPGCPPHPMTNLHALLNFFK from the coding sequence ATGCTGAATGTACTGCGCAACAGATTCGAACAGGGGTGCAGAACGTCGAGATACCCCAAGGCGGAGGTCCAGCTGCCGCCGCGCTACCGGGGCCGGCCGCAAATCGACCCGCACGCCCCGCCCGATCTGGCCGCCGCGTGCGCGGCGGCCTGCCCTCAGGAGGCCATCGACCCGGCGGCCGCAACCATCGACATGGGACGCTGCGTTTTCTGCGGCACCTGCGAACGGCTCTCCCAGGGGCGCTTCGTCACCTTCACCCGGGATTTTGCAATCGCCGTCGCCGAGAAGTCGCACCTCATCACCCAGGGCCAGCTGCCGGAGTTGGCCGCACAATCCCGGCAGCATTTCAAAAAGCTCTTCGGCCGCTCGCTTCAGCTGCGCCAGGTGTCGGCGGCCGGCTGCAACGCCTGCGAAGCGGACTTGAACGTCTTGGCCACCCCGTTTTTCGACCTGGCCCGCTTCGGCATCAACTTCGTCGCATCCCCCCGCCACGCCGACGGCATCGTGGTCACCGGCCCCATTTCCCGCAACATGCAAACCGCCCTGCTGCAGACCCTGGAGGCCACCCCAGAGCCGCGGGTGGTGGTCGCCGTGGGCAGCTGCGCCCTTTCCGGCGGCCCTTTTCGGGGCAGCCCCGAAGTCAGCCAAGGTCTGGACAGCCTGCTGCCGGTGGATCTGTTCATCCCCGGCTGCCCGCCGCATCCCATGACCAACCTGCACGCACTGTTGAATTTTTTCAAATGA
- a CDS encoding NADH-quinone oxidoreductase subunit C, with the protein MTSQFKTIGHGQAVAMGSIPHLSFEDFAAQAAAIVAGGGQVVQFFAFPHGAGVRLMAVLRDESLLAAVCDAPEAYPALTPRCPAFHLFEREIAEQYGIRPEGHPWLKMVRYHPNRRGVADVFGNDYDADIPGRYPYYAVTGDEIHEVAVGPVHAGVIEPGHFRFNCIGERVLNLEIQLGYQHRGVEDLLLKAAGKRLPVIAESIAGDTAVGHGLCHAQAVEALAGIQPDAGAQTIRTIGLELERIANHVGDLGALSGDVAFLPPANYCGRMRGDFLNLSLLVCGNRFGKGLVRPGGVRFALTDENRRDMKARIAELKTQVQHVCDLLFGTPSVRARFEGCGVVSRADARQLGLVGPAGRACGIPYDVRRSFPSERYGSLEIPERAETTGDVWARAKVRADEVMQSIAIIETLLAEAVETRVIDAADLPLAPDSVVVTLLEAWRGEASHCILTDAAGGICHYKVKDPSFHNWNGLSMSLRNTGISDFPLNNKSYNLSYCGFDL; encoded by the coding sequence ATGACCAGCCAATTCAAAACCATCGGCCACGGGCAAGCGGTCGCCATGGGGAGCATCCCCCATCTGTCCTTTGAAGACTTCGCCGCCCAGGCAGCCGCGATTGTTGCAGGCGGCGGCCAGGTGGTTCAGTTTTTCGCCTTCCCCCATGGGGCCGGCGTCCGCCTGATGGCCGTGCTGCGCGACGAAAGCCTGCTGGCCGCGGTCTGCGACGCACCCGAGGCCTACCCGGCCTTGACCCCGCGCTGCCCGGCCTTTCACCTCTTCGAGCGCGAAATCGCCGAGCAGTATGGAATTCGGCCCGAGGGCCACCCGTGGCTCAAAATGGTCCGCTACCACCCCAACCGTCGCGGCGTGGCGGACGTTTTCGGCAACGATTACGACGCCGACATCCCCGGCCGCTACCCCTACTATGCGGTGACCGGCGATGAGATCCACGAGGTGGCGGTTGGCCCGGTGCACGCCGGGGTGATCGAGCCCGGCCATTTTCGGTTCAACTGCATCGGCGAGCGGGTGCTCAACCTGGAAATCCAACTGGGCTACCAGCACCGGGGGGTGGAGGACCTGCTGCTAAAGGCCGCCGGCAAGCGGCTGCCGGTGATTGCCGAGAGCATCGCCGGGGACACCGCGGTGGGCCACGGCCTGTGTCATGCCCAGGCCGTGGAGGCCCTCGCCGGGATTCAGCCCGATGCGGGGGCCCAGACCATCCGCACCATCGGCCTTGAGTTGGAGCGCATCGCCAACCATGTGGGCGACCTGGGCGCCTTGAGCGGCGACGTGGCCTTTCTGCCGCCGGCCAACTACTGCGGCCGGATGCGCGGCGATTTCCTCAACCTGAGCCTGCTGGTCTGCGGCAACCGCTTCGGCAAGGGTTTGGTGCGGCCCGGCGGGGTGCGCTTCGCGCTTACCGACGAGAACCGCCGCGACATGAAGGCTCGCATCGCTGAGCTCAAGACTCAGGTGCAGCACGTTTGCGACCTGCTGTTCGGGACCCCGAGCGTCCGGGCGCGCTTCGAAGGCTGCGGCGTGGTGAGTCGGGCGGATGCCCGCCAACTGGGGCTGGTGGGGCCGGCCGGACGGGCCTGCGGCATCCCCTACGATGTCCGGCGCTCTTTCCCCAGTGAACGTTACGGCAGCCTGGAGATCCCCGAGCGGGCCGAGACCACGGGGGACGTCTGGGCGCGGGCCAAGGTCAGGGCCGATGAGGTGATGCAGTCCATCGCGATCATCGAAACGCTGCTGGCCGAGGCCGTCGAGACCCGGGTCATCGATGCGGCCGATCTGCCCCTGGCGCCCGACAGCGTCGTGGTCACCCTTCTCGAGGCCTGGCGCGGCGAGGCCTCCCACTGCATCCTGACGGATGCCGCCGGCGGCATCTGCCACTACAAGGTCAAGGACCCCTCCTTCCACAACTGGAACGGGTTGTCCATGTCCCTGAGAAACACCGGCATTTCCGATTTCCCCTTGAACAACAAAAGCTACAACCTGTCCTATTGCGGGTTTGACCTTTAA
- a CDS encoding hydrogenase: MLEIVFLVPLLTGAAAFFLPARIGRPLLVLTGAIHLVLSVMVWAGGLAPMFPEYFAVTPEGLLSLLVISLLFFLISIYTNAYLQASGIQSENIFSGSMLLFLATMTMVTLSDHIMVMWIAIEATTLASAPLIYTHRSAASLEATWKYVLICSVGIAMALLGSVLVTVAMDVGGVEAPISFSALTDVAGSLDPLWLKAGFVFILVGYGTKMGLAPMHTWLPDAHSEAPSPASALLSGVLLNCAYLGIFKTNKIMHAAGLGGFSGPILMVFGLISITAAATFILKQTEYKRMLAYSSIENMGIIAFGTGIGGLGAYGAMICLIHHSLIKSSLFLSSGNILLGFGSRLIQHTGDLAGRMPRTFIAFFGGFAAISGFPPFGIFIGELLIIIAAFRAGNHVGAVLFLMSLCVIFAGLAYNVIKICFDPGDTPVRIKESASLVWPQYALLATSLVLCCWMPDTLYQTIMHAVSAIGGRF, encoded by the coding sequence ATGCTTGAGATCGTTTTTCTGGTCCCGCTTTTAACCGGTGCCGCCGCGTTTTTTCTGCCCGCCCGCATCGGGCGGCCCCTGCTGGTGCTCACCGGCGCCATTCACCTGGTCCTGTCGGTGATGGTCTGGGCCGGTGGCCTGGCCCCCATGTTTCCCGAATATTTTGCGGTGACCCCGGAGGGGCTCCTCTCCCTGCTGGTGATTTCGCTGCTCTTTTTCCTGATCTCCATATACACCAACGCCTATCTGCAGGCCTCCGGGATCCAGTCGGAAAACATCTTCAGCGGCTCCATGCTGCTCTTTCTGGCCACCATGACCATGGTTACCCTCTCGGATCACATCATGGTGATGTGGATCGCCATCGAGGCCACCACCCTGGCCAGCGCCCCCCTGATCTACACCCACCGCAGCGCTGCCTCCCTGGAGGCCACCTGGAAATACGTGCTCATTTGCTCGGTGGGGATCGCCATGGCGCTGCTGGGATCGGTGCTGGTGACCGTGGCCATGGACGTGGGCGGGGTGGAGGCGCCGATCTCCTTTTCGGCCCTGACCGATGTGGCCGGCAGTTTGGACCCCCTCTGGCTGAAGGCCGGCTTCGTCTTCATCCTGGTGGGCTACGGCACCAAAATGGGTCTGGCGCCGATGCACACCTGGCTGCCGGATGCCCACAGCGAGGCCCCCAGCCCGGCCTCGGCCCTGCTCTCCGGGGTGCTGCTGAACTGCGCCTACCTGGGGATCTTCAAAACCAACAAAATCATGCACGCTGCCGGCCTGGGTGGCTTTTCGGGGCCGATCCTGATGGTCTTCGGCCTGATCTCGATCACGGCCGCGGCCACCTTCATTCTCAAACAGACCGAGTACAAGCGCATGCTGGCCTATTCCAGCATCGAAAACATGGGCATCATCGCCTTCGGCACCGGTATCGGCGGCCTGGGCGCCTACGGTGCGATGATCTGCCTGATCCACCACAGCCTGATCAAATCGAGCCTCTTTCTGAGTTCCGGCAACATCCTGCTGGGCTTCGGCAGCCGGCTGATCCAGCACACCGGAGACCTGGCGGGCCGCATGCCCAGGACCTTCATCGCCTTTTTCGGCGGGTTCGCCGCCATCTCGGGCTTTCCGCCCTTCGGCATCTTCATCGGGGAGCTCCTGATCATCATCGCCGCCTTCCGGGCGGGCAACCACGTGGGCGCGGTCTTGTTCCTGATGAGCCTGTGCGTGATCTTCGCCGGTTTGGCCTACAACGTGATCAAAATTTGCTTCGATCCCGGGGACACCCCCGTCCGGATCAAGGAGTCGGCCAGCCTCGTCTGGCCCCAGTACGCGCTGCTGGCGACCTCCCTGGTGCTGTGCTGCTGGATGCCGGACACCCTCTACCAGACGATCATGCACGCGGTCAGCGCTATCGGGGGGAGATTCTGA
- a CDS encoding hydrogenase, whose product MIHTVDTILALALLSILFSFGSSRLPGLIKVLAFQGIVVSVVPLFIGQDIATGGIFFTLATMTIRGIVIPGCIYLAIQKVAIQREVEPIVGYHASILAGLLLVVAATVASHRFDTPASGVSALLLPTAISLLGAGMFLLMARRNAIAMVLGYIMMENGIYLVGTTFSIRARHIVEFGILLDVLAGVMIMAVILQNIKQTFDDVDTARLRTLKE is encoded by the coding sequence ATGATTCACACGGTGGACACCATACTGGCGCTGGCGCTGCTCTCAATCCTCTTTTCCTTCGGCTCCAGCCGCCTGCCGGGCCTGATCAAGGTGCTCGCCTTTCAGGGAATCGTGGTGTCCGTGGTGCCGCTTTTCATCGGCCAGGACATCGCCACCGGCGGCATCTTCTTCACCCTGGCGACAATGACCATCCGCGGCATCGTCATTCCCGGGTGCATCTATCTGGCCATCCAGAAAGTCGCCATCCAACGGGAGGTGGAACCCATCGTCGGCTACCATGCCTCCATCCTGGCCGGGCTGCTGCTGGTGGTCGCGGCCACCGTCGCCAGCCACCGCTTCGATACCCCCGCCAGCGGCGTCAGCGCCTTGCTGCTGCCCACGGCGATCTCCCTCCTGGGGGCCGGCATGTTTCTGCTGATGGCCCGGCGCAACGCCATCGCCATGGTCCTGGGCTACATCATGATGGAAAACGGCATCTACCTGGTGGGCACCACGTTCTCCATCCGCGCCCGCCATATCGTGGAATTCGGCATTCTGCTGGACGTGCTGGCCGGCGTGATGATCATGGCGGTCATCCTGCAGAACATCAAACAGACCTTCGATGACGTGGACACGGCTCGTTTGCGAACCTTAAAGGAATAG
- a CDS encoding NADH-quinone oxidoreductase subunit H codes for MIDSLLLWALALLTAPLFAGVIFKVKAFFGGRKGSPLLIHYYTLAKLCKKGSVYSTSTTFLFKLGPVVSLAAAATALLFLPMGGQPPVLTFDGDVIFVLYLLGLARFFTIAAAMDTASPFEGMGAAREAYFPIICEASLFMILILFYRLSGDLNLGAYFAGENPRGFWQTAGSPLLFVVIALFIILLTENARVPVDDPATHLELTMIHEVMVLDHSGPDFALIEMGALLKLFFYAAMVARLILPLQPGHPLLNLGIFSLGLLLVYVAVGITESVMARHRMDRVPKFVLTSFALAFFATIITLEFLR; via the coding sequence ATGATCGATTCCCTCCTGCTGTGGGCATTAGCCCTGCTGACGGCCCCGCTTTTTGCGGGCGTGATTTTCAAGGTGAAGGCCTTTTTCGGCGGCCGCAAAGGCTCCCCGCTGCTGATTCACTACTATACCCTGGCCAAGCTCTGCAAAAAGGGGTCGGTCTACAGCACCAGCACCACTTTTCTTTTCAAGCTGGGTCCCGTCGTTTCGCTGGCGGCGGCGGCCACGGCGCTGCTCTTTCTGCCCATGGGCGGTCAGCCGCCGGTGCTGACCTTCGACGGCGATGTGATTTTTGTCCTCTACCTGCTGGGGCTGGCGCGCTTTTTCACCATCGCCGCCGCCATGGACACCGCCTCGCCCTTCGAGGGCATGGGCGCGGCACGCGAGGCCTATTTCCCCATCATCTGCGAGGCCAGCCTGTTCATGATCCTGATCCTCTTCTACCGGCTCAGCGGCGACCTGAACCTCGGGGCCTACTTCGCCGGCGAAAACCCCCGCGGCTTCTGGCAGACGGCCGGATCGCCTTTGCTTTTCGTGGTGATCGCCCTCTTCATCATCCTGCTGACTGAAAATGCCCGGGTGCCGGTGGATGACCCCGCCACCCACCTGGAGTTGACCATGATCCACGAGGTCATGGTGCTGGATCACAGCGGCCCGGACTTCGCGTTGATCGAAATGGGCGCCTTGCTCAAGCTCTTTTTCTACGCCGCCATGGTCGCCCGGCTGATCCTGCCCCTTCAGCCGGGCCACCCGCTGTTAAACCTGGGGATCTTCTCCCTTGGCCTGCTGCTGGTCTATGTGGCCGTGGGGATCACCGAATCGGTCATGGCGCGCCACCGCATGGACCGGGTACCGAAGTTCGTCCTGACCTCTTTCGCACTGGCCTTTTTCGCAACCATCATCACCCTGGAGTTTTTGAGATGA
- a CDS encoding hydrogenase, whose amino-acid sequence MRLFFLSLLIIASGGVLPLLFFRQFTLMRILGATFIGAGCCFGLRDAFARLAGGGAASASFDYLSTLTLAFRIDGLSAFFLLAIFAVCLLSAVYSFSYLSDPRKALGTAVSYFFFSLLTAAMALVVAAANMITFLLAWEIMSLASFFLVVHDHRRPETRKAGYLYFVFSHVGAMFIVAAFGVLYGGSGGFEFDATGLSQTAKLWVFGLAFIGFGSKAGVFPFHVWLPHAHPAAPSHISAVMSGVMIKTGIYGILRMVGILELYTPAVGTVVLVFGVVSGVLGVVYALGQHDLKRLLAYHSVENIGIILIGIGIGMIGVATDTPLMALLGFAGGLLHVLNHATFKSLLFMGAGVVLHKTGSRTIDALGGLLKKMPVTGATFLVGALAICGLPPFNGFVGEFLIYLGSFEGVAAETPVLALSLLAIVGLAVIGGLALACFSKVVGVVFQGEARSPAAQAVDEKGGAAMLLPMIVLAAACAVIGVYPAAFLYMPLQAAAALGLEVGRIPLESVARLSTNITLAAAILLAALLIVWALRRLLYEGKPIGCSGTWGCGFTQPTARMQYTGTSYAASILEFFKPAAPLEEDHPAVAGLFPDRTHYRSHVHDIVELHLNSAVVTPVTWLFDKLRWIQHGDIHLYIGYILLAIVVLLFFV is encoded by the coding sequence ATGCGCCTATTTTTCCTGTCACTTTTGATCATCGCCTCAGGTGGCGTGCTGCCGCTGCTGTTTTTCAGACAATTCACCCTGATGCGAATCCTGGGGGCAACGTTCATCGGCGCCGGCTGCTGCTTTGGGCTGCGCGACGCCTTTGCCCGCCTTGCGGGTGGCGGGGCGGCCAGCGCCTCCTTTGACTACCTCAGCACGCTCACCCTGGCCTTTCGAATCGACGGCCTGTCCGCCTTTTTTCTGCTGGCCATCTTTGCCGTCTGCCTCCTTTCCGCCGTATACAGCTTCAGCTACCTGAGCGACCCCCGCAAAGCCCTGGGCACCGCCGTCAGCTACTTTTTTTTCAGCCTGCTGACGGCCGCCATGGCCCTGGTGGTGGCCGCGGCCAACATGATCACCTTCCTGCTGGCCTGGGAAATCATGTCCCTGGCCTCCTTTTTTCTGGTGGTCCACGATCATCGGCGCCCGGAGACCCGCAAGGCCGGCTATCTCTACTTTGTCTTTTCGCATGTGGGCGCCATGTTCATCGTGGCCGCCTTCGGGGTCCTCTACGGCGGCAGCGGCGGTTTCGAATTCGATGCCACCGGCCTCTCCCAGACGGCCAAATTGTGGGTCTTTGGGCTGGCCTTTATCGGCTTCGGCTCCAAGGCCGGCGTCTTCCCCTTTCACGTCTGGTTGCCCCACGCCCACCCGGCTGCGCCCTCGCATATCTCGGCGGTCATGTCCGGGGTGATGATCAAAACCGGCATTTACGGCATCCTGCGCATGGTCGGCATCCTGGAGCTCTACACCCCCGCCGTGGGGACGGTGGTGCTGGTTTTCGGGGTGGTCTCCGGCGTTCTGGGGGTTGTCTACGCCCTGGGCCAGCACGACCTCAAGCGGCTGCTGGCCTACCACAGCGTCGAGAACATCGGCATCATCCTGATCGGCATCGGGATCGGCATGATCGGCGTCGCCACCGATACCCCGCTCATGGCCCTCCTGGGGTTTGCGGGCGGCCTGCTGCATGTGCTCAACCATGCGACTTTCAAGTCCCTGCTGTTCATGGGCGCCGGCGTGGTGCTCCACAAAACCGGCAGCCGCACCATCGACGCCCTGGGCGGCCTGCTGAAAAAGATGCCCGTGACCGGGGCCACCTTTCTCGTGGGCGCCCTGGCCATCTGCGGCCTGCCGCCCTTTAACGGCTTTGTGGGAGAATTTTTGATCTATCTGGGCAGCTTCGAGGGCGTCGCTGCCGAGACACCGGTCCTGGCGCTGAGCCTGCTGGCGATTGTCGGCCTGGCCGTGATCGGCGGGCTGGCCCTGGCCTGCTTCAGCAAGGTGGTGGGGGTCGTCTTCCAGGGCGAAGCCCGCAGCCCGGCGGCGCAGGCTGTGGATGAAAAGGGGGGGGCGGCCATGCTGCTGCCCATGATCGTCCTGGCGGCCGCCTGCGCCGTGATCGGCGTCTATCCCGCGGCCTTTCTCTACATGCCGCTGCAAGCGGCGGCGGCTCTGGGTTTGGAGGTCGGCCGCATTCCTCTGGAATCCGTCGCCCGGCTGTCCACCAACATCACCCTGGCCGCAGCCATTCTGCTGGCGGCCCTGCTGATCGTCTGGGCCCTGCGGCGCCTGCTCTACGAGGGCAAGCCCATCGGGTGCAGCGGCACCTGGGGCTGCGGGTTCACCCAGCCCACCGCCCGGATGCAGTACACCGGGACTTCCTATGCCGCCTCGATCCTGGAATTCTTCAAACCGGCGGCCCCGCTGGAGGAGGACCACCCGGCGGTGGCGGGGCTCTTCCCGGACCGAACCCATTACCGCAGCCACGTCCATGACATCGTCGAACTGCACCTCAACTCTGCGGTGGTCACCCCGGTGACCTGGCTGTTCGATAAGCTGCGCTGGATTCAGCACGGCGACATCCACCTCTATATCGGCTACATCCTGTTGGCCATCGTGGTCTTGCTGTTTTTCGTCTAG